One Aquarana catesbeiana isolate 2022-GZ linkage group LG06, ASM4218655v1, whole genome shotgun sequence genomic region harbors:
- the IGFALS gene encoding insulin-like growth factor-binding protein complex acid labile subunit: MGPIGAGFVTSVIFCSFISRNALASDSRASVGDAALVGSETKCPTPCLCSYEYNDEYNIFCSSRNLSWIPDQLPTNVRSLWLDGNNLTMLPKEAFKNLSQLDFLNLQSSHLNSLEQHALHGLKSLAHLHLERNLLKFLAPNTFLHTQNLVSLSLNNNYFTKIEDGLFSGLSNLWYLNLGWNSLVVLPDTVFHDLPNLRELILAGNRLTYLHPPLFLSLVELKELDLSGNLLRGIKAHIFTKLHKLQKLYLNHNIISTIAPRAFVGMKSLRWLDLSHNRMSALSEDTFVGLLSLHVLRLSNNSLTSLRPRVFKDLQFLEELNLGHNKIKSLTERAFDGLGQLEFLSLNHNSIQEIRPGAFSGLLNVAVMNLSGNCLKTLQEHSFRGLGKLHSLHLENSCLSKIKPHMFSGLSNLRRLFLQRNEISVIDDNSLSDLQDLLELDLRLNRLTQLSAKSFTGLNNLSYLLLANNQMLTIPSETFSHFKRLHWLDLSDNQLNSIAADVFQPLSHLRYLSLQRNPLITISVSFLLTNSPLEQLWLNGNHWDCSCPLKELRNFCLRNATIVPRLVQSMSEGDDNSPPSYIYNNITCASPPEAVGLDLRDLTDKHFSHCP, translated from the exons ATGGGACCCATAGGTGCAG GCTTTGTGACATCGGTCATTTTCTGTTCCTTCATATCGAGGAATGCTTTGGCCTCTGATTCCAGGGCTTCTGTTGGAGATGCAGCTTTAGTAGGTTCAGAGACCAAATGTCCGACTCCCTGTCTGTGCAGCTATGAATACAATGATGAGTACAACATCTTCTGCAGCTCCCGAAATCTTTCCTGGATTCCCGATCAACTTCCCACTAACGTTCGATCTTTATGGCTTGATGGCAACAACCTCACCATGCTGCCAAAGGAGGCATTCAAAAATTTATCTCAGCTCGATTTTCTCAACCTGCAGAGCAGCCACTTGAATAGTTTGGAACAACATGCCCTCCATGGGCTGAAGTCTTTGGCCCACCTACACTTGGAAAGGAACTTGTTGAAGTTTCTGGCTCCCAATACTTTTCTTCACACTCAGAATTTGGTGTCTTTGAGTCTTAACAACAATTACTTCACAAAAATCGAAGATGGTTTGTTTTCTGGACTTTCAAACCTTTGGTACCTGAATTTGGGCTGGAATTCACTGGTAGTTCTCCCAGACACAGTGTTTCATGACCTGCCAAATCTACGAGAGCTTATATTGGCTGGAAATCGCTTGACCTATTTACATCCTCCTCTGTTCCTGAGTCTGGTTGAGCTCAAAGAGCTGGATTTAAGTGGAAACCTTCTGAGAGGAATAAAGGCTCACATCTTCACAAAGCTACACAAGCTCCAAAAACTGTATCTTAACCACAACATTATTTCTACGATTGCTCCAAGAGCATTTGTAGGCATGAAATCGCTCCGGTGGCTGGATTTGTCTCATAATCGTATGTCAGCTCTATCGGAAGATACCTTTGTTGGGTTGTTGAGCCTTCATGTTTTGAGATTATCCAACAATTCCCTTACAAGTCTTAGGCCTAGGGTCTTCAAAGATCTCCAGTTTTTAGAGGAATTAAATCTTGGGCATAATAAAATTAAAAGTCTCACAGAAAGGGCATTTGATGGTTTGGGTCAACTAGAGTTTCTGTCTTTAAACCACAACAGCATTCAAGAGATTCGTCCTGGGGCATTTTCTGGACTTCTCAATGTGGCAGTGATGAACCTTTCTGGGAACTGTCTCAAAACTCTCCAAGAACATTCTTTTCGCGGTCTTGGCAAGCTTCACAGCTTGCACTTAGAAAACAGTTGTCTCAGCAAAATAAAACCACACATGTTCTCAGGTCTTTCAAATCTCAGGAGGCTGTTTCTCCAGCGGAATGAAATTTCGGTTATAGATGATAACAGCTTGTCTGACCTTCAAGATCTGCTTGAACTTGACCTTCGGCTCAATAGGTTGACCCAGCTTTCGGCCAAATCTTTCACTGGGCTTAACAACCTCTCTTACCTTCTTCTTGCCAATAATCAAATGCTAACTATTCCTTCAGAGACTTTCAGTCATTTTAAGAGGCTTCATTGGCTTGACCTTTCGGATAACCAACTGAATTCCATAGCTGCTGATGTGTTCCAGCCTTTGTCTCACTTGAGGTATCTCAGTCTACAACGGAACCCCCTGATAACCATTTCTGTTAGTTTCTTGCTCACAAACTCCCCATTGGAGCAGCTGTGGTTAAATGGAAATCACTGGGATTGCAGCTGCCCCCTTAAAGAACTCCGAAACTTTTGCTTAAGAAATGCCACTATTGTCCCACGGCTGGTGCAGTCTATGTCAGAGGGTGATGACAACAGTCCTCCAAGTTACATCTAcaacaacatcacctgtgccagtCCTCCTGAGGCTGTAGGCCTGGACTTGCGGGATTTGACTGATAAACACTTTTCTCATTGCCCCTGA